The window CACAAAGCGATTATTTCGGATAATCTCCCCGATTTCCGACTCCAGCAGCCTATCGTACCGCCTGATACCGAAATAGCTGATCTTCTTGTGATTCTCAACATGAACACCGTTGATATCAAAGGAGCGGTGATGGATATTTTCAGCATCCATCTTGTACCCTTTTCTCCTCGCCCACTCGTTTGCCCTCCAGTAGTCCTCCTTACGGTAAAGGAAGAGGTCGATATCACCCGGAGAGCGGTGTTCCGGTCTCGGGTAGAGGGTGGCGTTACCCTGTCCTTTCAGCAGTACGAAGGAGCAACCCATCCGGTCGTACGCTGCCGCAAGGTGTTTCAGCTCCTCATTTAACTTCCTGTTCAACCTCTCGATAGCTTCGGTCTTCAGGAAAAGCTTGTACAACAACTTTTTCTCGGGACGGCAGGCAGCAGGTAGCGTCATGATACCATCATAGAGCAGAGCGATCACCCCCTGTGAGTTTGCCAGGTTGAAGAGCTCTTCCCACACTGAAGAGCCTGCCCCCTGGAAAAGCTCCTCAACGGCCGGTTTGTTCCAGATAGCGGAACGGAGCAATTCAAGGAAAAGGGAGAGTGCCTGTTCATTCATAGAGTACGCCGGCTTGTATCAGTTTATCGACCAATGCCCTGGCATCGGCCATAGCCCGACTCCGGTCGATGCCGTACCGTTCAGCCAATCTCTCCGCCCAATCCTCGACTGTAAAATCGTTGCCAAAACTCCCAGCTATCAGGAATTCAGCAGAGCTGTTGAGCGAAATGACACGGGTATAGCTGATCTGCTGCCCGTCGTTGGCGACCAGGATGGATTCATCCCCGATCTGCTTGATTGTAATATTCTCCTTTATTTTCATGCACCAGTTATTGTTTCATAGAAGTCACCAATCGGCCCAATCTCATCAAAAAACCACCCCTGATGGAGGGTTGGGCAATATGGGTATCCTTAACACCTTCTCCACATATTGGAAATAGTAGAACAACTTATGGTTCAGTTCAAAACCATAATCCACACCCGGTTCATACCCGATAATGGATTGAAAGAATCTTCTTTTCTGCGACTGGACAGCCAGGTAGTTCCATTGCGCTACATATTGCTGGTTCCAGCCTTCATAATATTGCTGTGAGCGGAACCTGGCCGGGGAATTCTGAAGTGCATACCATGAGTCGAATCCAGGATCGAACACTATCAGTTCATACTCCACGGTATCCTTCTGCTGCGGCTCAATCTTCACCACCCCTTTCGGTCCCGAGCAAGCGACAATGAGTAAAACGATCGCAGGTAACAACAATGCTCTTTTCATAACCTTATCACCTTTAAATGATCCTCCGATATATTCCCAGAAAAATCCTCCGCATCAACGGACTCGAAAACCACCATTTTTCTGCCAGCCTCCATTCAAGACTTCCCTTTCCTACTCTTCTTCCCTTCCTGTAAACAGCCGTCACCTCAGCAACAACATGCTCCCTGTCGCACTCTTCCCGAACTTTCAGATTCCCGTCACCACGGAGCGTGATTACCCCCTCTTCTACCTTCTCAATCCGGTGAACGACATAGAGGCCGGTCCTTGTCCTGGCCAGAACAATATTTCCCTTTTTTACCGACCCTTCGTTCAAAGCCGACAACTCGATCCGGTCAGACTGTGGACGGATCAGCGGCAACATGCTGTTGCCCTTTGTCGGAATCATCACCTTGCGGTGAGCTTCGATCTCCTGCAGGAGATGTTCAAAAAAAAGCTCGTTTGGAACAATCAGTGATTCCATCTCATGACAGCAACGACCGGGTTAACGATACCGCCTCATAATCAGGCCGGCAATCGAGCCTGTAAACCGGAACACGTTGCAGAATAGCCGCAACTACATCCTGTACCCGCTTCCTATTTTCCGGATCGGAGCGGAGCACCGACGACGAAGCCAGCAACGAGGAGAATGCCTCGATACTCCTCACTTTGGTCAACCGGTTCTCGGAACTCTGATAGAGGTGGACAAAAGCAACCACCTCGGCCGAAATATTCCTGTAACAGGCCGTGCTTCCACTCCAGGGGGCACCATACACCCTTACCGGTTCATGCTCAAAAACCTTTACCAGGGGTTCATCATCATTCAACAGGGTACATCCCGGCACAAATTCGCGCCACAGCCGGCTATGTGTGCTTTTTCCCGTTCCGCTCTTGCCCAGGAAGATCATCGCCTTCCCGTTCAACTCCGTAACAGAGCCATGGATCTTGATGGTCTGGTCCACCCGGATCGAGGTCACTCCATAAGCCATCCTCAGGAGATTGTTAAGAAAAACCGCCTCGCCTTCATCGGTCAACGACAGGTCGCACACCATCTCCTTCCTGTCGTTCCGAGCAAATAAACGGTGTTCCCTATCGCCCTTCTTCATGGAGATCAGCATCCCTTCGGGTGTATGATACATCTTGTAATCCACCCCATTCCACGCTATCGTATCGCTGGGCGTTATTTCGGGAATATCTACCTCTTCTCTGCCTTTCAGCCGGAACAGGACTCTTTTGTCATCCACCTCCTCCACCAGAAACGGAGCATAATTGGAGAGGATAGCTGAAGTGAGTCGCCTGTCGGGAGTCTCAATGCAAAAAATGTGACCGGCAACACAATATGTCAGTTTCTCATTCATAACTTCTACACAAAGATATATTTTTTTATCTCTTTTCCTCTTTTTTTACCTATCTTTGTCAACGAAATATTGGTGTTACGTGTTCCAACCATGGCTTCGGAACCCGTAATGAAAAGGGAATCAGGTGAAAATCCTGAACAGACCCGCTGCTGTAAGCTTCGTTTGACGTGCTGAACAGAATCCACCTTTTGCCACTAAAGCCGGCAATCCCGCAAGGGATGGCACCCGCTTCCCCCAGAAGCATCAAAAACGGTTTTGGGAAGGCGTTCAGACCACGGAAGTAAGTCAGAAGACCTGCCAATGTTCCACATTTTGTTAATGGCTTTCGGGGAATAAAGCTTGAAAACGACTCACGAAGAGAATCTCTTTTTGTTTGCGCGCTTCATTTTCAACATGCTTTACCGGAATAAAAATTTGGTATAAGATGAATCATTTAAAGAGAAATGCAGTAATTGCTGTTGCATGCTGCAGTGTAGCTGTTCCGCTGGCGTCACAGACCAGGCTCGACAGCTTGCAGCAGCTGCCCGAGGTGGTGATCACCGGGCAGTCAGGCGACAGGCAACTCCGCTCTACGGCTCCCCATCACATCCTTGACGGGGAACAGATCAGACGGCTCAACTCCATTCAGCTCTCCGATGCTGTAAAACATCTGCCTGGCGTACTGATCCGCGACTACGGCGGTATCGGAGGGTTGAAGACCATCTCGGTGCGTAGCCTGGGAGCACATCACACTGCGGTGAGCTACAACGGAGTCACGTTGACCGACCAACAGACGGGGCAGATCGATATCGGCCGTTTCTCGCTCGACAATGTAGAACAGTTGACACTTCACAATGGGGAGGACGACCGGATCTTCCGTCCGGCACGCTCCTTTGCAGCCGCCTCGGCGCTGGAGATCACCTCAGCCAGACCCCGTTTCGACGGGGATGAAAAGGTTAACGGAAAAGCCACATTGCGGGGTGGCTCCTTCGGCCTTATCAATCCCTCCCTGCTGGTCAACAGCCGCATCACCCAACGGGTTACGGCCACCCTGAGCGGAGAGTGGATGAGATCGGCGGGCAACTATCCCTACCTCCTGCGTTACGGCACAACGGCCGGCGACAGCACCTCCCGTGAACGGCGCATCAACGGGGATGTGGAGAACCTCCGGCTGGAGTCGTCGCTCCATGCGCAAATCTCCGAAAGGAGCAGGGGCAATCTCCACCTCTACTGCTACGACTCCGAACGGGGACTCCCCGGTGCCACCATCTACTACAACACCCTCCACAATGCGGGGCAACGGTTGTGGGAGCGACAGTTTTTCCTGCAGGGGCGTTTCGAACACCTCTTCTCCCGCCAGTGGGAGCTGAGAGGCGACGGCAAATATCAGCAAGGTTATCTGCACTACTTCGACCCCTCCTACCTCGGATCGTCGGGAAAGGTTGACGATATCTTCAGGCAATATGAGCGCTACGGATCCATCTCTGCACTCTACCGAGCCTTCAGCAATCTCTCCTTCGCCGCATCGAGCGATCTGACATCGTCCACCATGCATGCCAACCGCCAGGGGTTTGTCACCCCCACCCGGCTCACCTCCCAAACCGTAGTGGCCACGCGGTGGGTAAGCGAAAAATTTCAGGCATCTGCCAGCCTGCTGCATACCAAGACCTTCGAATCGGCACGGAACGGTGAAGCGGGCGTTAACCGCAGACGTCTTTCGCCCTACCTCAGTGCGTCGGTCAGGCCCTTTCATGAAACGGATCTGCGCCTGAGAGCCTTCTACAAGAAAAGTTTCAGGCTACCCACCTTCAACGATCTCTACTACCCGCAGGTGGGAGTCCGCAACCTGTTGCCCGAAGATGCAGAGCAATACAATATTGGAATCACGATAGGGGGTGATGCAGGAAAGTGGCTGAAACATTACCTCTTTACTGCCGACCTTTTCAACAACCGGGAAAGAAACAAGATTGTGGCCTACCCTACCGGCAACCTGCACCAGTGGGCCATGATCAACGTGGGAAAGGTGACCGTCAACGGGGCCGACCTCTATTTTGAGGGAACAACACCATTGAGGGAGAAGATGACACTGCATTCCGGAATCAGTTATACCTGGCAACTGGCGACCGACCGTACCGACCGGCAGCAGGTGAACTATGGGCATCAGCTGCCTTACACCCCACGCCATTCGGGATCGAGTCGACTGACCTTAGAGGTGAAGAGCCTGCAGGTTGCCTACGCCCTTGTATGGTCTGGCATTCGCTACAGCAACGGCTATAACGATGCGGCCTACCTGATGGGGGGGTATACCGACCATACCATCTCGGCCACCTATCCCTTTCACACCCGGTACGGCATCTTCACGCTGCGGGGAGAAGCTCTCAACCTGGGCGACAGGAATTACGAGATCGTACGCAACTACCCGATGCCTGGCCGATCCTACAGAATAACACTGACTATTCACTTTTAAAACATCAAATAAAATGAATCGAACAAAAATTTATCTCTACCTGCTGCTCCTGGCAGCAGTGGTACAATGGAGCTGTACCGTCAACGACACTCCCGGTGAGGAAATTACCGGCAAAGGCAAGGCACTCCTGATCCTGAACGAGGGGAGCATCGGAATGAACAATGCCACCCTGGCACGATACGACATCGAGAAGGAGAGTCTCAACTCCACCTATTTCGCCAGTGTAAATAAACGGGGACTGGGCGATGTGGCCAACGACATGTTGTTGTACGGGTCGAAGATCTATCTTGCTGTCAACAAGTCGGGAACCGTCGAGGTGATTGAAGCTGCCACCGGCAAGTCGCTCCGTCAGGTTGCCATGGTAACCACCGGCGGGGCCAGCAAGGAACCGAGACGTCTGGCCGCCCATGGAGGAAAAGTCTATGTCACCTCATTCGACGATACGGTCACCCGGATCGACACGACCAGCTTGGCGGTCGACGGATCGGTGACGGTGGGACTCGACCCGGAGGGGATCGCCGTGACCAACAACCGGATCTACGTGGCCAATTCGGGAGGTCTGAACTGGGAGAACGGTTACGACAACACCCTCTCGGTAATCAGCCTTGCCAGTTTTACCGAGGAGCAGAAGATCGCGGTAGGCACCAACCCGGGATCGGTCGCCGCCGACAGCCAGGGGGATATCTACCTCACCGTCACGGGCAACTATGTAGACGAACCGGCAGCCTTCAAGGTGATACGCAACGGCAGCACCATTGCCGAGACCATCGCCGATATTGCATGGCCACAAAGATTCGTGATCAGCAACAACAGGGCCTACATCATTACCGGCGCATATGGCGAACCATACAAGCTGGCCGTTTACGACTGCCTGGAGGAGCGACTGGTAACGGACCACTTCATCAGCGACGGCACCGAAATCCCCAACATCTACAATGTCTCGGTCGATCCCGTTACAGGCGACCTCTTTATCGGTTCTACCGACTACGTACATCCGGGCGATCTCTATTGGTTCGACAAGGATGGGAAACTGAAAAAGCGGCTCACTACGACCGGCATCAACCCTTCGGTTGTGGTGATACAGCAATGAAAAAAGGGGCTGTCCTTTTGGAACAGCCCCTTTTCATCCATATCAAGCGTGTAACCTAATCCAGTTTCAGCACTGCGAGGAACGCCTTTTGAGGCACCTCCACGTTACCCACCTGTTTCATCCGTTTCTTTCCCTCCTTCTGCTTCTCCAACAGCTTTCGCTTACGCGAGATATCTCCACCATAGCACTTGGCTGTCACATCCTTGCGCACCGCCTTTACCGTCTCACGGGCAATGATCTTGGCTCCGATGGCTGCCTGGATGGCAATATCGAACTGTTGACGGGGAATCAGCTCCTTCAACTTCTCGCACATGCGCCGTCCAAACGACTGTGCGTTGTCGGCATGCGTCAGCGTGGAGAGCGCATCTACCGGCTCGCCGTTGAGCAGGATATCGAGCTTCACCAGCTTCGATGGCCGGAAGTCATGAATGTGGTAGTCGAACGAGGCATACCCCTTGGAGATGCTCTTCAGCTTGTCGTAGAAATCGATCACGATCTCTCCCAATGGCAGGTCGAAGATAATCTCGACCCGGTCTCCCGAGATATACTCCTGCTTGATAAGGATACCCCGCTTGCCAAGACAGAGGGTCATGATCGGACCGATGTAGGTAGTGCTTGTAATGATCGAAGAGCGGATATAGGGCTCCTCAATATGGTCGATAAGTGTCGGGTCGGGCAATCCGGCAGGATTGTGCACCTCCTTCACCGCCCCCTTCTTGTCGTACACCTTATAGGAGACGTTGGGAACCGTAGTGATCACATCCATATTGAACTCCCTCTCCAGCCGCTCCTGAATGATCTCCATGTGCAGCAGTCCAAGGAAGCCGCAACGGAATCCGAATCCCAGCGCGACTGACGACTCGGGCTGGAAGGTGAGCGAAGCATCATTCAGCTGGAGTTTCTCGAGCGACGCCCGCAGATTTTCAAACTCCTCGCTTTCGATGGGATAGACACCGGCAAAAACCATCGGCTTCACCTCCTCAAAACCCTCGATGGCCTTATCGCAAGGGTTCTTCACGTGTGTGATGGTGTCACCCACCTTTACCTCCTTCGACGTCTTGATTCCCGAGATGATATATCCCACATCGCCACACTCTACCCGTTGGCGGGCCTCCATTCCAAGGCGGAGAATTCCCACCTCGTCGGCATCGTACTCCTTGCCGGTATTTACGAACTTCACCAGATCGCCCTTGGCGATGCTGCCGTTCACAATCTTGAAGTAGGCGATGATTCCCCTGAAGGGATTGAATACCGAATCGAAGATCAATGCCTGAAGCGGCGCCTCGGGATCACCTGTCGGCGCAGGAACGCGTTCGATTACTGCGGCCAGGATCTCCTCGATCCCGATCCCCGTCTTCCCGCTTGCACGGAGAATATCGGAGCGCGGACAACCGAGCAGTTCCACGATCTGATCCTCCACCTCATCGGGTCTCGCACTGTCCAGGTCGATCTTGTTGATGATCGGTATGATCTCCAGATCATGTTCAATGGCCATATAGACGTTGGATATGGTCTGGGCCTGGATTCCCTGTGCAGCGTCCACAATCAGCAGTGCACCTTCACAGGCTGCGATGGATCGGGATACCTCGTATGAAAAATCTACGTGTCCCGGAGTGTCGATCAGGTTTAATATATATTTTTCACCACCATACTCGTAGTTCATCTGAACGGCGGTACTCTTGATTGTAATACCGCGTTCGCGTTCCAGGTCCATGCTGTCGAGAACCTGCGCCTGCAGCTCCTTGCTGTCGATGGTCTTGGTAAACTCGAGCAGACGGTCGGCCAGGGTACTCTTCCCGTGATCGATATGAGCAATGATGCAAAAGTTACGTATATTCTTCATTAACAAACCAGTTCTTAAAAATCTGCATTATTGGGTGTTCTCGGGAACGGGATCACGTCGCGGATATTTGTCATGCCGGTAACGAAAAGCATCAACCGTTCAAAGCCGAGACCGAATCCGGCGTGTGGTGCCGTACCGAACTTGCGGATTTCCAGGTACCACCAGATCGGATCGATATGCATGCCAATCTCATTTACGCGTTTCAGCAGCTTATCGTAATTCTCCTCCCTTTCGGATCCGCCGATGATCTCGCCGATCTTCGGGAAGAGGACATCCATCGCCCGCACAGTCTTCCCGTCATCGTTCTGTTTCATATAGAACGACTTGATCTCCTTGGGATAATCGGTAAGAATCACCGGACACTTGAAATGCTTCTCTACCAGGTAGCGTTCGTGTTCCGACTGCAGATCTGCACCCCAGTAGACGGGGAACTCGAACTTCTGTCCCGACTCCTCGAGGATCTTCACCCCTTCGGTATAGGTAAGCCGCACAAAATTGTTGTTCACCACGAAGTTGAGGCGATCGATCAGTTCGTTGTCATACATTTTCGACAGGAACTCAATATCTTCCATGCAGTTGTCGAGAGCGTACCGGATGAGGTATTTCAGGAAATCCTCCGCCAGGTTCATGTTGTCGGTATTGTCGTTGAAGGCCACTTCCGGTTCAATCATCCAGAACTCTGCTAGGTGGCGGGGTGTATTGGAATTCTCTGCACGGAAAGTGGGACCGAACGTGTAGATGGCACCCAATGCCATGGCACCGAGCTCACCCTCGAGCTGACCCGATACCGTAAGGTTGGTCTGCCGGCCGAAAAAGTCTTGCGAAAAATCGATCTTTCCCTCCTCTGTCTTGGGCACACTGTTCATGTCGAGCGTAGTCACCTCAAACATCGATCCGGCACCTTCAGCGTCGGAAGCGGTGATGATAGGGGTATGGAAATAGTAGAATCCCCTGTCGTTGAAATACTTGTGAATGGCGTATGCCATATGGTGGCGTATGCGGAAAATGGCTCCGAACGTATTTGTTCTCGGACGCAGGTAGGCGATCTCACGGAGGAACTCCAGCGAGTGTCCCTTTTTCTGCAGCGGATAGGTTGCCGGATCGGCAGTACCGTAAATCTGAATCTCCTTCGCTTGAATCTCCACCGACTGACCCTGTCCTTGCGACTCCACCAGTATACCGTTCACATTGATGCAGGACCCGGTGGTAATCGGCTTAAGGAACTCTTCGCCAAACAGAGCTATATCAATAACTATCTGTATGTTATTAATGGTGGTCCCATCATTTAACGCC of the Petrimonas mucosa genome contains:
- the asnS gene encoding asparagine--tRNA ligase — encoded protein: MKQLKRTTIADALKSVETGKEINVKGWVRTRRGNKNVSFVALNDGTTINNIQIVIDIALFGEEFLKPITTGSCINVNGILVESQGQGQSVEIQAKEIQIYGTADPATYPLQKKGHSLEFLREIAYLRPRTNTFGAIFRIRHHMAYAIHKYFNDRGFYYFHTPIITASDAEGAGSMFEVTTLDMNSVPKTEEGKIDFSQDFFGRQTNLTVSGQLEGELGAMALGAIYTFGPTFRAENSNTPRHLAEFWMIEPEVAFNDNTDNMNLAEDFLKYLIRYALDNCMEDIEFLSKMYDNELIDRLNFVVNNNFVRLTYTEGVKILEESGQKFEFPVYWGADLQSEHERYLVEKHFKCPVILTDYPKEIKSFYMKQNDDGKTVRAMDVLFPKIGEIIGGSEREENYDKLLKRVNEIGMHIDPIWWYLEIRKFGTAPHAGFGLGFERLMLFVTGMTNIRDVIPFPRTPNNADF
- a CDS encoding DUF6146 family protein, with protein sequence MKRALLLPAIVLLIVACSGPKGVVKIEPQQKDTVEYELIVFDPGFDSWYALQNSPARFRSQQYYEGWNQQYVAQWNYLAVQSQKRRFFQSIIGYEPGVDYGFELNHKLFYYFQYVEKVLRIPILPNPPSGVVF
- a CDS encoding S24/S26 family peptidase, translated to MESLIVPNELFFEHLLQEIEAHRKVMIPTKGNSMLPLIRPQSDRIELSALNEGSVKKGNIVLARTRTGLYVVHRIEKVEEGVITLRGDGNLKVREECDREHVVAEVTAVYRKGRRVGKGSLEWRLAEKWWFSSPLMRRIFLGIYRRII
- the lepA gene encoding translation elongation factor 4, which codes for MKNIRNFCIIAHIDHGKSTLADRLLEFTKTIDSKELQAQVLDSMDLERERGITIKSTAVQMNYEYGGEKYILNLIDTPGHVDFSYEVSRSIAACEGALLIVDAAQGIQAQTISNVYMAIEHDLEIIPIINKIDLDSARPDEVEDQIVELLGCPRSDILRASGKTGIGIEEILAAVIERVPAPTGDPEAPLQALIFDSVFNPFRGIIAYFKIVNGSIAKGDLVKFVNTGKEYDADEVGILRLGMEARQRVECGDVGYIISGIKTSKEVKVGDTITHVKNPCDKAIEGFEEVKPMVFAGVYPIESEEFENLRASLEKLQLNDASLTFQPESSVALGFGFRCGFLGLLHMEIIQERLEREFNMDVITTVPNVSYKVYDKKGAVKEVHNPAGLPDPTLIDHIEEPYIRSSIITSTTYIGPIMTLCLGKRGILIKQEYISGDRVEIIFDLPLGEIVIDFYDKLKSISKGYASFDYHIHDFRPSKLVKLDILLNGEPVDALSTLTHADNAQSFGRRMCEKLKELIPRQQFDIAIQAAIGAKIIARETVKAVRKDVTAKCYGGDISRKRKLLEKQKEGKKRMKQVGNVEVPQKAFLAVLKLD
- a CDS encoding TonB-dependent receptor plug domain-containing protein; protein product: MNHLKRNAVIAVACCSVAVPLASQTRLDSLQQLPEVVITGQSGDRQLRSTAPHHILDGEQIRRLNSIQLSDAVKHLPGVLIRDYGGIGGLKTISVRSLGAHHTAVSYNGVTLTDQQTGQIDIGRFSLDNVEQLTLHNGEDDRIFRPARSFAAASALEITSARPRFDGDEKVNGKATLRGGSFGLINPSLLVNSRITQRVTATLSGEWMRSAGNYPYLLRYGTTAGDSTSRERRINGDVENLRLESSLHAQISERSRGNLHLYCYDSERGLPGATIYYNTLHNAGQRLWERQFFLQGRFEHLFSRQWELRGDGKYQQGYLHYFDPSYLGSSGKVDDIFRQYERYGSISALYRAFSNLSFAASSDLTSSTMHANRQGFVTPTRLTSQTVVATRWVSEKFQASASLLHTKTFESARNGEAGVNRRRLSPYLSASVRPFHETDLRLRAFYKKSFRLPTFNDLYYPQVGVRNLLPEDAEQYNIGITIGGDAGKWLKHYLFTADLFNNRERNKIVAYPTGNLHQWAMINVGKVTVNGADLYFEGTTPLREKMTLHSGISYTWQLATDRTDRQQVNYGHQLPYTPRHSGSSRLTLEVKSLQVAYALVWSGIRYSNGYNDAAYLMGGYTDHTISATYPFHTRYGIFTLRGEALNLGDRNYEIVRNYPMPGRSYRITLTIHF
- a CDS encoding PqqD family protein: MKIKENITIKQIGDESILVANDGQQISYTRVISLNSSAEFLIAGSFGNDFTVEDWAERLAERYGIDRSRAMADARALVDKLIQAGVLYE
- a CDS encoding nucleotidyltransferase domain-containing protein, whose amino-acid sequence is MNEQALSLFLELLRSAIWNKPAVEELFQGAGSSVWEELFNLANSQGVIALLYDGIMTLPAACRPEKKLLYKLFLKTEAIERLNRKLNEELKHLAAAYDRMGCSFVLLKGQGNATLYPRPEHRSPGDIDLFLYRKEDYWRANEWARRKGYKMDAENIHHRSFDINGVHVENHKKISYFGIRRYDRLLESEIGEIIRNNRFVELEIDDLKVAVLPPEFNAFYIFYHLFHHFIHLGVGLRQFCDWVLFMHAYSERMEKAVIAELAREFDLSEAIALFASVAVKYLGARPEVFPFTVDPEGSWVDMVMDDILKGGNFGYTTFEKSSYRGKWDAKWHRFTYSAARTRRISAIAPHHINRLPVIKIVTNLKLLFNK
- a CDS encoding YncE family protein → MNRTKIYLYLLLLAAVVQWSCTVNDTPGEEITGKGKALLILNEGSIGMNNATLARYDIEKESLNSTYFASVNKRGLGDVANDMLLYGSKIYLAVNKSGTVEVIEAATGKSLRQVAMVTTGGASKEPRRLAAHGGKVYVTSFDDTVTRIDTTSLAVDGSVTVGLDPEGIAVTNNRIYVANSGGLNWENGYDNTLSVISLASFTEEQKIAVGTNPGSVAADSQGDIYLTVTGNYVDEPAAFKVIRNGSTIAETIADIAWPQRFVISNNRAYIITGAYGEPYKLAVYDCLEERLVTDHFISDGTEIPNIYNVSVDPVTGDLFIGSTDYVHPGDLYWFDKDGKLKKRLTTTGINPSVVVIQQ